In the Drosophila takahashii strain IR98-3 E-12201 chromosome 3R, DtakHiC1v2, whole genome shotgun sequence genome, one interval contains:
- the LOC138913369 gene encoding serine/threonine-protein phosphatase 2A regulatory subunit B'' subunit gamma-like isoform X2, whose amino-acid sequence MELLPEFSDAFASLYDKDHPSYEQIPTFFDPPPKPEDKLRQLLRREAHSLFLQDQTEELLNTDDLNELWITLEKHVTETSKSNRQLIKFEDYSRATSEVNAKCRKLLTVALFFELMVTSNFHGMLEIVSIYNHIMRRVSLIHERIALSFYDDFGHGYLSENDLESYITDTIPKLAQIRDCLQPSFERFYVCTVVKKIFFFLDHLHMRRVRIKDIASSGLLLKLLKLRDKPIVKRAKKNDNCFSMPAVLEVYEKYLDLDKDHDAFEVCRTYNGDMDYKSFLDFYFAMENRKSLPSMHYIFRILDINQQGYLTAQTLRYFYDGIEARLKTSKTEGVKFQDLKDEIFDMVRPRDPLKITLKDLINSGQGDTVLSILIEFDKFLAYEYREENLQNV is encoded by the exons ATGGAGCTTCTTCCGGAATTCTCTGATGCCTTCGCTAGTCTTTATGATAAGGATCACCCTTCGTATGAACAAATACCAACATTTTTCGATCCTCCACCGAAACCGGAGGATAAACTCCGACAGCTGCTGCGGCGGGAGGCCCACTCCCTCTTTCTGCAGGATCAGACAGAGGAGCTCCTCAACACGGACGATCTAAATGAACTGTGGATAACGCTTGAAAAACACGTTACTGAGACCTCGAAATCAAACCGACAACTTATCAAGTTTGAAGATTATTCGAGGGCTACTTCGGAAGTGAACGCCAAGTGTCGAAAGTTGTTGACAGTGGCTCTTTTTTTCGAGCTGATGGTAACCTCCAACTTTCACGGCATGCTGGAGATCGTCTCTATTTATAACCACATAATGCGAAGGGTATCTCTCATCCATGAACGTATAGCTCTATCCTTTTACGATGACTTTGGGCATGGATATTTGAGTGAAAACGACCTGGAGAGTTATATAACGGACACTATACCCAAGCTGGCCCAAATCCGAGATTGTTTACAGCCGTCATTTGAGAGATTTTACGTCTGTACGGTGGTCAAGAAGATATTCTTCTTTCTGGACCATCTTCATATGCGACGTGTTCGAATAAAGGACATTGCATCCTCGGGACTGCTATTGAAGTTATTGAAGCTGCGTGATAAGCCGATTGTTAAAAGGGCTAAAAAAAACGACAACTGCTTTTCAATGCCAGCTGTTTTGGAAGTGTATGAAAAGTACCTGGATTTAGATAAGGATCATGACG CATTCGAGGTGTGTCGTACTTACAATGGAGACATGGACTACAAATCCTTTcttgacttttattttgcaATGGAAAACCGAAAG tCTCTTCCATCTATGCACTATATTTTTCGGATCCTAGACATAAATCAGCAGGGATATTTGACAGCCCAAACCTTGCGATATTTCTACGATGGTATTGAAGCTCGCTTAAAAACCTCAAAAACGGAGGGAGTGAAATTTCAGGATCTTAAGGATGAGATCTTCGACATGGTGAGACCCAGGGATCCGCTGAAAATAACCCTTAAGGATTTGATCAACAG CGGCCAAGGCGATACTGTGCTCTCCATACTAATTGAATTCGATAAATTCCTGGCCTACGAGTACCGTGAGGAGAATCTGCAGAATGTTTAA
- the LOC138913369 gene encoding serine/threonine-protein phosphatase 2A regulatory subunit B'' subunit gamma-like isoform X1: MELLPEFSDAFASLYDKDHPSYEQIPTFFDPPPKPEDKLRQLLRREAHSLFLQDQTEELLNTDDLNELWITLEKHVTETSKSNRQLIKFEDYSRATSEVNAKCRKLLTVALFFELMVTSNFHGMLEIVSIYNHIMRRVSLIHERIALSFYDDFGHGYLSENDLESYITDTIPKLAQIRDCLQPSFERFYVCTVVKKIFFFLDHLHMRRVRIKDIASSGLLLKLLKLRDKPIVKRAKKNDNCFSMPAVLEVYEKYLDLDKDHDGMLSKKELSKYGSGSLTSIFLDRAFEVCRTYNGDMDYKSFLDFYFAMENRKSLPSMHYIFRILDINQQGYLTAQTLRYFYDGIEARLKTSKTEGVKFQDLKDEIFDMVRPRDPLKITLKDLINSGQGDTVLSILIEFDKFLAYEYREENLQNV, encoded by the exons ATGGAGCTTCTTCCGGAATTCTCTGATGCCTTCGCTAGTCTTTATGATAAGGATCACCCTTCGTATGAACAAATACCAACATTTTTCGATCCTCCACCGAAACCGGAGGATAAACTCCGACAGCTGCTGCGGCGGGAGGCCCACTCCCTCTTTCTGCAGGATCAGACAGAGGAGCTCCTCAACACGGACGATCTAAATGAACTGTGGATAACGCTTGAAAAACACGTTACTGAGACCTCGAAATCAAACCGACAACTTATCAAGTTTGAAGATTATTCGAGGGCTACTTCGGAAGTGAACGCCAAGTGTCGAAAGTTGTTGACAGTGGCTCTTTTTTTCGAGCTGATGGTAACCTCCAACTTTCACGGCATGCTGGAGATCGTCTCTATTTATAACCACATAATGCGAAGGGTATCTCTCATCCATGAACGTATAGCTCTATCCTTTTACGATGACTTTGGGCATGGATATTTGAGTGAAAACGACCTGGAGAGTTATATAACGGACACTATACCCAAGCTGGCCCAAATCCGAGATTGTTTACAGCCGTCATTTGAGAGATTTTACGTCTGTACGGTGGTCAAGAAGATATTCTTCTTTCTGGACCATCTTCATATGCGACGTGTTCGAATAAAGGACATTGCATCCTCGGGACTGCTATTGAAGTTATTGAAGCTGCGTGATAAGCCGATTGTTAAAAGGGCTAAAAAAAACGACAACTGCTTTTCAATGCCAGCTGTTTTGGAAGTGTATGAAAAGTACCTGGATTTAGATAAGGATCATGACGGTATGTTGAGCAAGAAAGAGTTGTCTAAATACGGTTCTGGTAGCCTTACTTCCATTTTTCTCGATCGAGCATTCGAGGTGTGTCGTACTTACAATGGAGACATGGACTACAAATCCTTTcttgacttttattttgcaATGGAAAACCGAAAG tCTCTTCCATCTATGCACTATATTTTTCGGATCCTAGACATAAATCAGCAGGGATATTTGACAGCCCAAACCTTGCGATATTTCTACGATGGTATTGAAGCTCGCTTAAAAACCTCAAAAACGGAGGGAGTGAAATTTCAGGATCTTAAGGATGAGATCTTCGACATGGTGAGACCCAGGGATCCGCTGAAAATAACCCTTAAGGATTTGATCAACAG CGGCCAAGGCGATACTGTGCTCTCCATACTAATTGAATTCGATAAATTCCTGGCCTACGAGTACCGTGAGGAGAATCTGCAGAATGTTTAA
- the LOC138913369 gene encoding serine/threonine-protein phosphatase 2A regulatory subunit B'' subunit gamma-like isoform X4, translating into MELLPEFSDAFASLYDKDHPSYEQIPTFFDPPPKPEDKLRQLLRREAHSLFLQDQTEELLNTDDLNELWITLEKHVTETSKSNRQLIKFEDYSRATSEVNAKCRKLLTVALFFELMVTSNFHGMLEIVSIYNHIMRRVSLIHERIALSFYDDFGHGYLSENDLESYITDTIPKLAQIRDCLQPSFERFYVCTVVKKIFFFLDHLHMRRVRIKDIASSGLLLKLLKLRDKPIVKRAKKNDNCFSMPAVLEVYEKYLDLDKDHDAFEVCRTYNGDMDYKSFLDFYFAMENRKT; encoded by the exons ATGGAGCTTCTTCCGGAATTCTCTGATGCCTTCGCTAGTCTTTATGATAAGGATCACCCTTCGTATGAACAAATACCAACATTTTTCGATCCTCCACCGAAACCGGAGGATAAACTCCGACAGCTGCTGCGGCGGGAGGCCCACTCCCTCTTTCTGCAGGATCAGACAGAGGAGCTCCTCAACACGGACGATCTAAATGAACTGTGGATAACGCTTGAAAAACACGTTACTGAGACCTCGAAATCAAACCGACAACTTATCAAGTTTGAAGATTATTCGAGGGCTACTTCGGAAGTGAACGCCAAGTGTCGAAAGTTGTTGACAGTGGCTCTTTTTTTCGAGCTGATGGTAACCTCCAACTTTCACGGCATGCTGGAGATCGTCTCTATTTATAACCACATAATGCGAAGGGTATCTCTCATCCATGAACGTATAGCTCTATCCTTTTACGATGACTTTGGGCATGGATATTTGAGTGAAAACGACCTGGAGAGTTATATAACGGACACTATACCCAAGCTGGCCCAAATCCGAGATTGTTTACAGCCGTCATTTGAGAGATTTTACGTCTGTACGGTGGTCAAGAAGATATTCTTCTTTCTGGACCATCTTCATATGCGACGTGTTCGAATAAAGGACATTGCATCCTCGGGACTGCTATTGAAGTTATTGAAGCTGCGTGATAAGCCGATTGTTAAAAGGGCTAAAAAAAACGACAACTGCTTTTCAATGCCAGCTGTTTTGGAAGTGTATGAAAAGTACCTGGATTTAGATAAGGATCATGACG CATTCGAGGTGTGTCGTACTTACAATGGAGACATGGACTACAAATCCTTTcttgacttttattttgcaATGGAAAACCGAAAG ACATAA
- the LOC138913369 gene encoding serine/threonine-protein phosphatase 2A regulatory subunit B'' subunit gamma-like isoform X3 → MELLPEFSDAFASLYDKDHPSYEQIPTFFDPPPKPEDKLRQLLRREAHSLFLQDQTEELLNTDDLNELWITLEKHVTETSKSNRQLIKFEDYSRATSEVNAKCRKLLTVALFFELMVTSNFHGMLEIVSIYNHIMRRVSLIHERIALSFYDDFGHGYLSENDLESYITDTIPKLAQIRDCLQPSFERFYVCTVVKKIFFFLDHLHMRRVRIKDIASSGLLLKLLKLRDKPIVKRAKKNDNCFSMPAVLEVYEKYLDLDKDHDGMLSKKELSKYGSGSLTSIFLDRAFEVCRTYNGDMDYKSFLDFYFAMENRKT, encoded by the exons ATGGAGCTTCTTCCGGAATTCTCTGATGCCTTCGCTAGTCTTTATGATAAGGATCACCCTTCGTATGAACAAATACCAACATTTTTCGATCCTCCACCGAAACCGGAGGATAAACTCCGACAGCTGCTGCGGCGGGAGGCCCACTCCCTCTTTCTGCAGGATCAGACAGAGGAGCTCCTCAACACGGACGATCTAAATGAACTGTGGATAACGCTTGAAAAACACGTTACTGAGACCTCGAAATCAAACCGACAACTTATCAAGTTTGAAGATTATTCGAGGGCTACTTCGGAAGTGAACGCCAAGTGTCGAAAGTTGTTGACAGTGGCTCTTTTTTTCGAGCTGATGGTAACCTCCAACTTTCACGGCATGCTGGAGATCGTCTCTATTTATAACCACATAATGCGAAGGGTATCTCTCATCCATGAACGTATAGCTCTATCCTTTTACGATGACTTTGGGCATGGATATTTGAGTGAAAACGACCTGGAGAGTTATATAACGGACACTATACCCAAGCTGGCCCAAATCCGAGATTGTTTACAGCCGTCATTTGAGAGATTTTACGTCTGTACGGTGGTCAAGAAGATATTCTTCTTTCTGGACCATCTTCATATGCGACGTGTTCGAATAAAGGACATTGCATCCTCGGGACTGCTATTGAAGTTATTGAAGCTGCGTGATAAGCCGATTGTTAAAAGGGCTAAAAAAAACGACAACTGCTTTTCAATGCCAGCTGTTTTGGAAGTGTATGAAAAGTACCTGGATTTAGATAAGGATCATGACGGTATGTTGAGCAAGAAAGAGTTGTCTAAATACGGTTCTGGTAGCCTTACTTCCATTTTTCTCGATCGAGCATTCGAGGTGTGTCGTACTTACAATGGAGACATGGACTACAAATCCTTTcttgacttttattttgcaATGGAAAACCGAAAG ACATAA
- the eIF3g2 gene encoding eukaryotic translation initiation factor 3 subunit G-2, producing the protein MIKSFNTSWADEVEADYVDGLPPSNEYIEGDYKYVTEYKFNEDGKKVKVVRTFKIEKQIVPKAVARRRSWVKFGDSRQDKPGPNSQTTMASEEIFMQFIGSKDFDQTHETQLDAGKNIAKCRICNGEHWSVNCPYKGTSMDSKTLMESKANAAAAAAINDPGKTGKYVPPFMKDGGGGVAGKGWGRERDDSSAVRISNLSESMTEADLEELVKKIGPHTKMYLAREKNSGLCKGFAYVHFKFRQDAAAAIEILNGHGYDHLILCVEWSKPQP; encoded by the coding sequence ATGATTAAATCTTTTAACACTTCCTGGGCCGATGAGGTGGAGGCGGACTATGTGGATGGTCTGCCGCCGTCGAATGAGTACATCGAGGGCGACTACAAGTACGTGACCGAGTACAAGTTCAACGAGGACGGCAAGAAGGTGAAGGTGGTGCGCACCTTCAAGATCGAGAAGCAGATCGTTCCGAAGGCGGTGGCCCGTCGTCGCAGCTGGGTAAAGTTCGGTGACTCCCGCCAGGACAAGCCGGGACCCAATTCCCAGACGACCATGGCCTCTGAGGAGATCTTCATGCAGTTCATCGGCTCCAAGGACTTCGACCAGACCCACGAAACCCAACTGGATGCCGGCAAGAATATCGCCAAGTGTCGCATTTGCAATGGCGAGCACTGGAGTGTCAATTGCCCCTACAAGGGCACCTCGATGGACAGCAAGACCCTGATGGAGAGCAAGGCCaatgctgcggctgctgccgCCATAAACGATCCCGGCAAGACGGGCAAATATGTGCCGCCCTTCATGAAGGACGGCGGGGGCGGGGTCGCCGGCAAGGGCTGGGGTCGCGAACGGGACGACTCGTCGGCGGTTCGCATATCGAACCTATCCGAATCCATGACCGAGGCTGATCTCGAGGAGCTGGTGAAGAAAATCGGACCACACACCAAGATGTATCTGGCCCGCGAAAAGAACTCGGGCCTCTGCAAGGGATTCGCCTATGTGCACTTCAAGTTCCGTCAGGATGCAGCAGCCGCCATTGAAATCCTTAATGGCCATGGCTACGACCACTTGATCCTCTGCGTCGAGTGGTCCAAGCCCCAGCCGTAA
- the Tmlh gene encoding trimethyllysine dioxygenase, mitochondrial: MLFLKHPKTGKSLEVNEFWLRDHCRCGECLNLDTNQRRYDLLDLPADVKSAEVKYEGIKLKVLWSDGHQSCYDLDFIFDSQLEQLIELRSKSTNLTPWNRSIILQNERHLRFSLSQMVSSDDVVRSLVESLVRYGIVFIDDVAPTPNMTELALRTVFPLMKTFFGEMWTFSDKPDHADTAYTKLYLGSHTDNTYFCDAAGLQALHCIEHSGSGGENFFVDGLHVVNELKRRFPDAYNVLCRVQVPGEYIEKGEHHRHTAPIIQVDPLTQEFIQLRLNVYDRAVFDTIPQSEMSEFYASLRQLLQIVRDEEQQWSLKLQPGSIVLFDNWRVLHGRHAYTGSRTMSGSYVQRTDFLSKARVLGIIE; this comes from the exons atgttgttcttGAAGCATCCGAAAACCGGGAAAAGTCTGGAGGTGAATGAGTTCTGGCTCCGAGACCATTGTCGCTGTGGGGAGTGTCTGAATTTGGATACCAATCAGCGGCGTTACGATCTTTTGGATCTGCCAGCTGATGTGAAATCGGCAGAGGTTAAATACGAGGGAATAAAACTTAAAGTGCTGT GGAGTGACGGTCACCAGTCCTGCTATGACCTGGACTTTATCTTCGATTCCCAGCTGGAGCAGTTGATAGAGCTGCGATCAAAGTCCACCAATCTGACGCCCTGGAATCGCAGCATAATCTTGCAAAACGAACGGCACTTGCGATTCTCCTTGTCCCAGATGGTTTCAAGTGATGATGTAGTCAGATCCCTAGTTGAATCTCTGGTTCGCTACGGCATTGTCTTCATCGATGATGTGGCTCCCACGCCAAACATGACCGAATTGGCCCTGCGAACAGTTTTTCCCCTGATGAAAACCTTCTTTGGCGAAATGTGGACTTTTAGCGATAAGCCCGATCACGCGGATACCGCTTACACGAAACTCTACTTGGGTTCCCACACGGATAATACGTATTTCTGCGATGCAGCTGGCCTTCAGGCTCTACATTGCATCGAACACTCGGGTTCGGGTGGGGAGAACTTCTTTGTCGATGGTCTTCATGTGGTGAACGAACTGAAACGTCGCTTTCCCGATGCCTATAATGTTTTGTGCCGGGTCCAGGTTCCCGGGGAGTATATCGAAAAGGGGGAGCATCACCGGCACACGGCTCCCATTATACAGGTGGATCCACTGACTCAAGAGTTTATACAACTCAGGCTGAATGTCTACGATCGGGCGGTGTTCGATACGATTCCGCAGTCCGAGATGAGCGAGTTTTATGCGAGTCTTCGTCAGCTGTTGCAGATTGTCCGGGATGAGGAGCAGCAGTGGAGTCTGAAGCTTCAACCTGGCAGCATTGTGCTCTTCGACAATTGGAGAGTCCTCCATGGCCGCCATGCTTATACAGGAAGTCGAACCATGTCCGGTTCCTATGTGCAGCGTACGGATTTTCTTAGCAAGGCTCGTGTCTTGGGAATTATCGAATaa